TATAACTAATTCGATAGCCTGTAGTActtcgaaataaaaaaaataaaaaaaacaccacacacattaGAAAATTGTTATGGATATGTCTATATCCAGACAGAGACTTGGTGTATTATTATCTGAGTGTAAAATTAATATCTTTACTTAACAATGTTTATCATGAACAAGTGTCATTTTGATTGTAGTGTAAAATAATACACTAGCAGTTTTATCAGCATGTTGTAAAAGGCTATTCGACACATCAACATgtctacatgtatctgtatgcTAAATGCTAGCTACTTTCActgtgtttatatatttatatatgtttctcgTTCTACATGTAACTGTCTACTGTCTTGATCGTTCATGATCAagttaatgtattttatgtttatttacttGACTATGAattatctttaaagatgctccaaggccgacagaacataaatgatactaCCCCggtaatcatttgaacaataatattGGTGTTTAATACAGGGGTTTttagatcccaaaacgacgtgggtaaagtactatttaccgtcaattagtcccaccctctggtgattatgacgtcatcattttacatgatttttgtgacgtcataatcactggaaggtgggactaattgacgGTAAATAGCTACTTTACTCACATTGTTTTGTGATCTCAAAACCCAcgtattatgtatatacatgtaatacacaaaatggtggtaatggtactataaatgaagtaatttttgtaacttaagaaaaatattaattcttGTGCTCCTGTcttctgatagagaaaaaatctCAACATCTAGCCCTCTTATAAGGCTGCTGAAGTGAGGCATATTAATAATCTCAACATCTACTTATAAAATAAGGCTATTTTTACTGTTATATTTGGCTTTGGGCTTTTTTACtgttatatttgactatttgaATTCTACATTTAGGAGCAGTGCGAAGTTGATGTCCTTTGGAACAGGAAATGCTGACCTTAATATTCTCATGTCCGAGGTGAAAGATGTGAGGAGTAGCGCAAAGTCATTCATGGGAGCTCAGAGTCTTGGTAAGTCAATCATGGGAGCTCAGAGTCTTGGTAAGTCATTCATGGGAGCTCAGAGTCTTGGTAAGTCATTCATGGGAGCCTAGAGTCTTGGTAAGTCAATCATGGGAGCTCAGAGTCTTGGTAAGTCAATCATGGGAGCTCAGAGTCTTGGTAAGTCAATCATGGGAGCTTAGAGTCTTGGTAAGTCAATCATGGGAGCCTAGAGTCTTGGTAAGTCAATCATGGGAGCTCAGAGTCTTGGTAAGTCAATCATGGGAGCTTAGAGTCAAGTGAAGTCAATGGTAAAAGCTCAGAGTCTTGTATTGGTAAGTCAATGGTAAAAGCTCAGTCTTGTATTGGTAAGTCAATGGTAAAAGCTCGGTCTTGTATTGGTAAGTCATTGATAAAAGCTCAGAGTCTTGTATTGGTAAGTCAATGGTAAAAGCTCAGAGTCTTGGTAAAGTTGTTAATAAAAGATCAGAGTCTTGGTAAGTCATTAATAAAAGCTTATTAGAGTCCCAGAATAGAGAGGGCACTGGAACTAAAGATCAGCTTATTTATCATTGAAGGTAAGgtagtacattttgtatatatacaaattctATTTAGGCACCACATACACTGTCTTCCTATGGAAtttatggtctatatagatctgCCATGGCTTTGCAGACAAATTTCATAATGTGCGCTAGTGCATTGTAAgatgatatattttatgaaatacttataattacattgttaaCTAATTGCTTAGTTAGACAATGATAATCATCAACGATAATTTAATCTACAAGgaggaacagccattttgacggtgatcagtttgTGTTGCCATGTCAACATTATTGACGTGATATTGGTCataaaggagaaggtacgttaagactcgaatatagcctcaaaattaattctccagtaaagaacaacatattttgccatataacagctgaatacatttgctaacacattatatctcgaaaatatcccgcatgttcCAATtttgttcactatgacgtcatcaacatgcagtttcccgccattttttcacaaacatccttgaaaaatcatactttttgagggtttttctctaaaaataaaatgtggccgccttcgtggagcagaaagagattttcacactttgtgtatcgtgtatttatgcatatccatgcaaaatgttaagttgctccaaggtggcggccaaatccatttcaagccttttctaacctaaagatgatgaatttctagcaaaatttggcgagaagaggaaaatcatcaatttgatgacgtcataggtgggacacatcgtgtacatggttataaaaaattatgttttgatgaatggcaagtatgagagtatttattgatatgaaattgatggggatcagagttaatttttttcggcctgaaaaattaaggccaaatactggtcctatcatatctactcctttgttCATCCGTCTCAGCTTCATGGCCTTGTGATAACTTGCTGTTTTTCAAATCACTCACAAGCTCCTAGGTTTGGTTTGTCATTTCTATCCTCTCCCACTATATCTAATAATAGGTAACAATCATTTATTGAAGTGTATTTTAAGAATAGGtgaaaattctaaatttatTGTATAATAGACtaaataaatactgtatttattctttttatttgcTTTTACTTTTAGCATCAAATGACATGTTAAGATGGGCAGCAAATGAAGAGAACAGGGCGATTCAGGTAACTTAGATAATAAAATTTTTAATGACTTGTCAATATTATTGAACAAAAAACATCGAATGAAAGAAGAATTTACTGAGTATATTAGAAAATGTAACTGCACCAGAATGGATATAAATTGTATGTTTCAcatacacctatatatatatagctagctgTATAGCTAGCAACTAGCTGAGAAAACATTTGCCTCCCAACTAAAGGTTTTCAGACAAAAGAAGAATTTAAGATTCCAAACCTTTAAATTCCTTCTTTATTGTCACAATTAAACCTCAGGATGTAACATAGCTtgtacattaatattttaaaaacgtATTGGTGCAGCAAATTTTACACTTCAAATAGTTCTATTAACCAAACTCCAACAAGGATGTctgtaatgtatatatcatttctGATTATTGAATTCTGTAGTTTGtgaattttaattaattctTAATTATTATGTTTCAGGATGTTGTGAATCAGATATCAGAGTTAAACACCCAGTGGACAGATGTACAAAGAGACTTTATATGTAAGGATGTTAAAAGCATTGATTTCTAGTACTGTAGGTCAATTATATGATGTAGTACTATTTGCTAATGTTTgaataggagttatctcccctttcacaaaagaaaagaaatgctTGCATATACCGGGGTAGGtatgataatttgaaaaatacttggataatgaaaattacatatggcaaattaataaatacaagCAACTGCGTAATCAAAACTTTCTATAATAATGTAACCTTGTTCATGGTTGTCATAACCTGGCACatgtcatgttttgttttaccaCTCAGAAATAGATGatgatttattatatattacagatCACTTGAAGGAGTACAGACAGATGTTTGAGATGATAATGGAAGGAGAGAAACATGTAGGGCAGGCCAAACAGAACCTGGTATATTTACTCTTTATAAAATAGAAAGGAACTTAAATATAAATTAGtgtaaattatcaaaaatatgagtaaaaatatttttttatttttttagagCTCTGGCGAGTTAGTtgatatgtagtatgtttatttgataaaagtgTAAATTACGGTGTGATAAATAAACTACCCGGTACTTTcttttgtgtgtgatatactttcgcgaatttcacgATCCAGGTAAATATCAGCATAATTACGTTGAATGCTGtacatcaaggacgtatatgagaaggataagtcacactgggttttgggggaatacaaggcaggagcttttgtgtttgtgcactgaccgtgacgttgggcgacggctgattttcctttgatatccgggttaccgtcttactttctgaagcgggccgtcatttcatgagctgtcgtatttttttaatgaaagttTAAGACATAGcctctaaatcttccgtccttaaaataagttataaacgttgtgaaatttaataaactttacattggtgtttcgtttgactcgataagacaagtatttgttgagaaaaacgatTTGTATTCCCgtttcataggcgtctcgcgtgttgtttagtaatgtaaagagacagacacgaatccttcttacttataaatccttgtgtACATGTACCCTTATTACAGAAAAAGGCAGATTTCCCATATTATTCTCTGTTGTaggattttaattaattatgatattcagTCAGATAATCTAGTCTAATTCAtcgataaaaaaatatgtaaatgcatgtgtTTTTCACTGAGTAACATAATTTTAGTGCGAGTGTACTTGTACTTTTATTTTCCTTGTTTGGTGTAGATTCagtgtacatccgctatgcgcagattccaactgcgcacgTCATACCAGAAGTCAGTGTCTAATAGtgtttaatagatttcgccatttcaccaaactttcaaaaacatatattaagatatacttgtcagcgataatctactataaattaacaacaaTGACATTACATAGTGCTAaacgcatttgttttgtgtaaacttcaagcagtgtatcatacaaactcttgcatcagtcacgatattctaagcatctgatcgactttggaaacTTCTGGAACAATAAAATGCAATTCAGGTTTatacagtcaataaaagaaagggACGAAAtggataacttttagtaccggccacatatttaatttatgtcacatcatcctaggtcctaggtgtgggttgcactatcgcttactaaaccCTGTGACCATAGACCACATTTGCTTCAgttctaattaatatttataaaattacacagctttgcgtaagagaaacagaataaaaaacacattataaaatatcagtctgagtgtctgagctctagatctaatgtaccccagAAAGGCATTCAAgtatgacacaggtaagtcaccacgtgcacagagactggactgtgttctagcggacgactattttgaacagcgaaacaaatgtatcgtatcaatatcaatatgataataaacacacttttatgtaacaaagaacttcaaagtaatttcacatttaaagttctgatgaagtaaaggacagtatttattacaatgcacaaagggcgtaaaccatctcctgccaatagtcccaaggataatgagcgaaagtgctaTATACACCTGTTGTagaggatgatttcatagcagtaattaaggttaggaagtattTAGCGAGCAATTAaggtctaacagacatatttctagtttttagcaaattttctattttctttACAGGCactgtgtgaacaaaaagaactCAAGATCAGAAAGGAGTTAAAGAAAGCTGCGAAGGTAAGCATGATAGTGACTGATTAGTTGTAGGTAAGATGTACATACTGAATGCAATTTAGGCTCTGTTCAACACTTCTATAGTCAGTACTGATCTATTTCTGTATCACAGAGAGCTTCTGCCCCGGAGATCGGCATGTTAGAGGGACGACTAGGACAGGCAGAGCGAGCAAGGGAATTAGCAGAGGTGGAGGGTAAGATTGTATTCCTGGGTTAATGTTTTGGTGCACGTTGTGAAATTCTGTTATCTCTGATAACTGACATGAATTTCTACATGAATATAGGATTGTATATTTTAAGTGTTGTGTTTGGTATGGGCAAGgtgaaaaattataattttgagTATTTCTATGGAGTCAATTTGTACTTCACATTCCCCCtacaactgacattgatttctgcCTTGGTATAGGGGCTTAGTGTACATAATATGTTGTTTTGGATATGAGCAATCATTTTACAGGGAAAACATGGGGTCTTTAACCGGCTGCCAGAAGGGAGTTCAATCTTAGCTGTTCTCAAACTGCACTTGTTATGACTTAAGCCTGACATTTTCCcaacaaataatcaaataatagTTCCTCCAGTTTCCTGGTTTATAGTGTTAGGGCAACTCAAATAGTCATTAAAAGTgattatgatattttgtttttggcaATAGTAAGTGAGAGAGTCCGAGAAAACGAAGCTGTCAAAATGATACGTATGAAGGAGGGACTGCTAAGAATGTCTGAAGCCTACGTAGAACTCGGCAATAAGTGTGCCATGATATTCGAGGCACAGCGGGTAAGTACAATATCTATATGCTGACAATTTCTATAGGCACAGAAAATTATCTCACTATGTCCTATGAAATTTAGGGGGACAGGGGTCCCTTAATGTGATTGTTGCTCTCTGTCTCAATTTCATGTTGAAGTAGAGACATTTAAGTCTCAGACTTTTCCCATTTTCTTTTTCAGTTCTTGTACTTGTTCCATATTATAGTCAATTTCTTAAATTGTTTCatgatttcattttgttttaagtttatgataattatgattTCTCTGTAATACAGGTATATTGTAATTTACTTTTATAAcgtgtttgatattgttttacagGACATAGCATTTCAGTTACCAGACGTCCACGGAAAGGAGTTGGAGCAGGTCAAATACACGGGTAAGTTCAAATGCTGAACCAGGttttctttaaattatttttgtggtGACTTGGTGCCACAATATTACATACTTTCTCTTATTCGTGTGAGATTTCACTTCACTATGTTTgtgaacatttttatttttgctaacTTTAGTACCCACGAATAGAATAGAAGTAATGACGAGAAAGTAAACCTATATGGCTTCTTACTTTAAAAAGGGGACAATGTATGAACAATTCTCCTTAGCAGTTTCATGAAGAAAACCGTGAAGTGTTCTCCATAGAAATTTAACAACTGTAAAGTAAactatatttgatatttattattataatttgaaTGTGTTATTTAAGGAGGTGGAGCCACACAACTGTATGTAAAGCAGGCCAAGGAAGGGGTGAAGAAATACAAAAGGAAGTCACACCGCCTAGATCCGCCGCCTTTTTCTGAGCGATCTGACTACTCCAGAAATACGTGTAAGTAGTTCGTATTGATAAAAGTTTTGTGTGTCTTGGTGGTTGTGCTGTTTTAATGGGCATACAAGTAGGATATAaaagaaagaacaaaaaaaGAATGGTCAGTGATGAATGGTAAAAGGTTTGATGTGTCACATAATCAGCTGTAGTCACTTTGTACATCCACTCAACACCTGTCGTCATACGTTAGTTACTGTGTAGAGTTACCACGGCTACTGGTTTGAGACAGGTACAACAAACAGGTCTAAGAAAAGGGTTGTGTACAAGATTTTGTACAGCTCGTTCATCAGACCTACATTTTATCTACAGTAAAGTTGTGTGTGGTACAAATTGTTCTACAGCTGTGGTGTCACAGAGGACAACGACTGCTTTCTGAGACCAGACTCTTCCTAAAATCATCTGCCAACCAATAATTTAAAGATTGTTTATTCAGATATATAAGATCTGTTGACAGCCATTTAACATGGCATTGCACTAGGGTGATAAGGTTTTCTGTAGGGTTAGAAAATGTCATTTGGTGAATATTTTGTGACAAGAGAAGTTTATGCATTATCATATTTTCTGGAAAGAAATTGAGAATTGACAAGTTTATGCATTATCATTACACACCGGTATTGTGCCCAGATATAGGTTTCCTATATGGTATCTTAGTATGCTTCAGTTGGGCAgcactataatttcaaaattagttGAACATGCCGGAACTTatattcacatatatataatatatttatattttgtatgtgaaGTAACCATGGGTTCTCGGATATGTGTAGTATAAAGAAAGTTCTGACTTTTAGAAGTCTTACAGATTTAACAATCTATCAAGTTACTGATGTATTTCTGATCAAGAACCTGTCTCCAATAGGTGAAGAACCTCCCCCTCCTTATTACCCAAGTGACGAGTTCCTTAATCGGAGCGAAAATAGTAGCGACGGAAGTAACCTGTATAGCCCAACGACGACCGACATACGAACACCTGAACACCGACGATCTTACCCTATAGCAGCACCTCGACACCTCACTGATCCAGAAGAGGAACTTAGCACTACGATGGGCGCCTCAAAACTAAGCTGATGTTGTGATGTGTTTCTATAGAAACAGTGTTTTACCGCCAGATATTAGCCTCAGAGTTGtagaatatttttattcaacaaaattttttGTTATACTTTACAGTAGATCTGTGtaattgaattgaaaattaaaatagaatttgtgtatattttttttccttagCCAAATGCTCTTTGCTTTCATAACTTTAGCAAAGGAAGGAATATTTTAatgattgtttttattaaaaacaaaggtATTTGCAGTTTTATGTTTTGattgatcaatacaattaagtCATATACAGGATTATTAACAGgcttaaaatacatgtaaaattgtaagctaaaattattttttgatttttttttttttccaatgtaACTATGCATTTGTGTAAAGTTATAGGTGCCGACTTTATATGTACCTGAGTAGTTAAAAGTCTACTATTAAATATCACAAAGAATAATTACACAGTAATACTGGAGATTACTGGTGAAATGTTCCCTTCATTTTTGGGGGTGAAAACGTGTGGTGTTTCTTATTTTATACACGAGGTAAATATCCTATAGATTAGGAGTGGTATTTTAACTCACTCACCCTtgtagacacatttgaactcttccaaTTCGATgctggaatagttcattatgaatttttaggGGTGTACAAGTTAATTGATGTGTTTGTACATGGTTTATATGTCACTCAAGATTTAATACAGTAGTTATGGGTGTTTGTGTACTCATTGTTATAACTTTCAAGGAGatacaaattttaattgatGGCAAAGACAAACTTATCTTTGTATTGAAATTATAATCTTGGGACAGTGAGATACTTTAAGGAAtggttttcttttatttttttttaaacagaatTTAGGCAGGAAAAGACCAGTTTACATTGGCTTTATTTTTCATCCAATAAGTTATCTGGATATTCCTTTTCCGATCAAtttaattttatgttaaaattttcataagtgaaaagatatattaaaatcaaaattaacagAATtagacaaaaaacaaaatacgtTTGTAGTGAAATCCATTCAATGACACCAGTATCTATATGATGTTAATTTCTTAATTTGCCAAACCATTGTTagattttgtgttaattattttatgttgatgGTGTTTTAATCTGTGGATCATATATATAGAACAAATATGACTGGGTATAAGAAGTCTTTCAGCTGATGTGTGTACACCGATATTTACTAACtgtgttttaatgttttgttatttcttttgttt
The DNA window shown above is from Argopecten irradians isolate NY chromosome 8, Ai_NY, whole genome shotgun sequence and carries:
- the LOC138329421 gene encoding uncharacterized protein isoform X1; its protein translation is MDKASRAIRRSSAKLMSFGTGNADLNILMSEVKDVRSSAKSFMGAQSLASNDMLRWAANEENRAIQDVVNQISELNTQWTDVQRDFIYHLKEYRQMFEMIMEGEKHVGQAKQNLALCEQKELKIRKELKKAAKRASAPEIGMLEGRLGQAERARELAEVEVSERVRENEAVKMIRMKEGLLRMSEAYVELGNKCAMIFEAQRDIAFQLPDVHGKELEQVKYTGGGATQLYVKQAKEGVKKYKRKSHRLDPPPFSERSDYSRNTCEEPPPPYYPSDEFLNRSENSSDGSNLYSPTTTDIRTPEHRRSYPIAAPRHLTDPEEELSTTMGASKLS
- the LOC138329421 gene encoding uncharacterized protein isoform X2; amino-acid sequence: MGAQSLASNDMLRWAANEENRAIQDVVNQISELNTQWTDVQRDFIYHLKEYRQMFEMIMEGEKHVGQAKQNLALCEQKELKIRKELKKAAKRASAPEIGMLEGRLGQAERARELAEVEVSERVRENEAVKMIRMKEGLLRMSEAYVELGNKCAMIFEAQRDIAFQLPDVHGKELEQVKYTGGGATQLYVKQAKEGVKKYKRKSHRLDPPPFSERSDYSRNTCEEPPPPYYPSDEFLNRSENSSDGSNLYSPTTTDIRTPEHRRSYPIAAPRHLTDPEEELSTTMGASKLS